Proteins from a genomic interval of Candidatus Rubidus massiliensis:
- the malQ gene encoding 4-alpha-glucanotransferase gives MEQDFFSAYLETKIPAWKKIGVKHHHGFVIPLFSLHSRSSCGIGDYIDLIPMIHWTKSLKFDVIQLLPLNDTGSDPSPYSSISAFALNPLYLNLDHLPYLEDRELLQLIETLKILDKTKRIQYPEVYKLKDNFLRRYYQLYKNRVVTTFDFEKFLKENTWLEGYALFKAIKIAYEWSSWEHWPEAIRNIKPTTYNELLHEFRTEVDYHIFLQFLCFHQMFYVKKIAEEVGVYLMGDIPILLNRESADVWLNPSVFITHLSAGAPPDYFSQNGQNWGFPLYHWENLEKTNYYWWKERLALAQKLYDIYRLDHIVGFFRIWACGVGEDPINGKFIPENKEVWISHGEKILEVFVDSSSMLPIGEDLGVIPLGVRETLKKFGICGTKVIRWERNFETDQKYKNFKHYDPESLTTVSTHDCESIKQWWEIEPTEAQEYCALKGWEYNRSLNQEQLWEILRDSHQTSSLFHINLLSEYLALIPGMTSNDFKEERINIPGTISENNWSYRFIPTVEEIIKNKTLFTMIKSMLE, from the coding sequence ATGGAACAAGATTTTTTCTCAGCTTACTTAGAAACAAAAATACCCGCTTGGAAAAAAATTGGGGTAAAACATCATCACGGCTTTGTTATCCCTCTTTTCTCTCTCCATAGTAGAAGTAGTTGTGGTATTGGAGATTATATTGATCTAATTCCAATGATTCATTGGACAAAAAGTTTAAAATTTGATGTTATCCAACTCTTACCTTTGAATGATACAGGATCTGACCCGAGCCCTTATTCTTCTATTTCAGCTTTCGCTTTAAATCCCCTCTATTTAAATTTAGATCATTTGCCATATTTAGAAGATAGAGAGTTATTACAATTAATCGAAACTTTGAAAATACTTGATAAGACCAAAAGAATTCAATATCCAGAAGTTTACAAACTTAAGGATAATTTTTTACGTCGCTATTATCAGCTCTATAAAAACAGAGTCGTTACAACTTTTGACTTCGAGAAATTTTTAAAAGAAAATACTTGGTTAGAAGGTTATGCTCTTTTTAAAGCTATAAAAATTGCTTATGAGTGGTCTTCTTGGGAACATTGGCCAGAAGCGATACGAAACATAAAACCTACTACTTATAATGAACTTCTTCATGAATTTAGAACGGAAGTTGATTATCATATCTTTTTACAATTCCTATGTTTTCACCAAATGTTTTATGTAAAAAAAATTGCTGAAGAAGTTGGCGTTTACCTCATGGGAGATATTCCCATTTTACTAAATCGAGAAAGTGCCGATGTTTGGCTAAATCCATCCGTTTTTATCACTCATTTATCTGCTGGGGCTCCTCCAGATTACTTTTCTCAAAATGGTCAAAATTGGGGCTTTCCCCTTTATCATTGGGAAAATTTAGAAAAAACTAACTATTATTGGTGGAAAGAAAGGCTGGCCTTAGCCCAAAAGCTTTACGATATTTATCGATTAGATCACATCGTAGGTTTTTTTCGTATTTGGGCTTGTGGTGTTGGCGAAGATCCCATAAATGGCAAATTTATTCCTGAAAATAAAGAAGTTTGGATATCTCATGGAGAAAAAATATTAGAAGTTTTTGTCGATAGTTCCTCTATGTTACCGATCGGAGAAGATTTAGGGGTGATTCCTCTAGGAGTTAGAGAAACATTGAAAAAGTTTGGCATCTGCGGAACAAAGGTTATTAGATGGGAAAGGAATTTTGAAACAGATCAAAAATACAAAAACTTTAAACATTACGACCCCGAAAGTTTAACAACCGTATCGACGCATGATTGTGAATCTATTAAACAGTGGTGGGAAATAGAGCCAACAGAAGCTCAAGAATATTGTGCTTTAAAGGGTTGGGAATATAATCGTTCTTTAAATCAAGAACAATTATGGGAAATTTTAAGAGATAGTCACCAAACTTCAAGTTTATTTCATATTAATTTGCTATCTGAATATTTAGCTTTAATTCCCGGGATGACATCAAATGATTTCAAAGAGGAGAGAATTAATATCCCAGGTACCATTTCAGAAAATAATTGGTCTTACCGATTTATTCCAACAGTGGAAGAGATTATCAAAAATAAAACTCTTTTCACTATGATAAAGTCCATGTTAGAATAA
- the yjmD gene encoding putative zinc-type alcohol dehydrogenase-like protein YjmD produces MKALVFHSPKKVEVSNVKDPILINPDDIIVKVTSSAICGTDLHIYNGLLPQKRDLILGHEFMGIIEEVGKEVKHLKKGDRVVIPAIIACGSCYFCQHDLHPQCENSNDHYGPDGRPPNSLGGAVFAYTDLYGGYDGGQAEYVRVPFANVSPRKVADHISDEEILFLTDIFPTGWNAVDRAQLKGGETVVVFGCGPVGIMCQKSAWLQGAGRVIGVDILDYRLQMAKKSANVEVIDASQHNPIEIIRDMTQGRGADVCIDAVGMEGHRTILEKASNLVHMQAGTIDVLNSCIYAVKRGGVVSIIGVYASDYSSFPLGQIFDKGLSIHSGPVTLQHYLDPLLKMINEKKVILDDIITHTLPLDQAAHAYEIFCNKQDNCLKVVLKP; encoded by the coding sequence ATGAAAGCACTTGTATTTCATAGTCCCAAAAAGGTCGAAGTTTCCAACGTAAAAGATCCAATACTTATTAATCCAGATGACATTATTGTAAAAGTAACTTCTTCTGCAATATGTGGAACAGATCTGCACATTTATAACGGATTATTACCCCAAAAACGAGATCTTATTTTAGGTCACGAATTTATGGGAATAATTGAAGAGGTTGGAAAAGAGGTAAAACATTTAAAAAAAGGGGATCGTGTCGTAATCCCAGCAATTATCGCTTGCGGTAGTTGTTATTTTTGCCAACACGATTTACACCCTCAATGTGAAAACAGTAATGACCACTATGGTCCTGATGGTCGTCCACCGAATAGTTTAGGAGGCGCCGTTTTTGCTTATACAGATCTTTATGGCGGCTATGATGGAGGGCAAGCTGAATATGTAAGAGTTCCCTTTGCAAATGTAAGTCCAAGAAAAGTAGCGGATCATATTTCTGATGAAGAAATTTTATTTTTAACCGATATATTCCCAACGGGTTGGAATGCTGTTGATAGGGCTCAGTTAAAAGGAGGCGAAACAGTTGTCGTTTTTGGGTGTGGACCAGTTGGAATCATGTGTCAAAAATCAGCGTGGTTACAAGGGGCTGGAAGGGTCATCGGTGTTGACATTTTAGATTATCGTTTGCAGATGGCTAAAAAGAGTGCAAACGTAGAAGTTATAGATGCTAGTCAACACAATCCGATTGAAATAATTAGAGATATGACTCAAGGAAGAGGAGCTGATGTTTGCATCGACGCTGTTGGCATGGAAGGACATAGAACCATTTTGGAAAAAGCCTCTAATTTAGTTCACATGCAAGCTGGTACCATCGACGTTTTAAATTCCTGTATCTATGCCGTTAAAAGAGGAGGAGTGGTTTCCATTATCGGTGTGTATGCTTCCGATTATTCCAGTTTTCCTTTAGGCCAAATCTTTGACAAAGGGCTATCTATTCATAGTGGGCCTGTAACTCTACAGCATTATTTGGATCCTTTATTAAAGATGATTAATGAAAAAAAAGTTATTTTAGATGACATAATCACACATACACTACCGCTTGATCAAGCAGCCCATGCTTACGAAATTTTCTGTAACAAACAAGATAATTGTTTAAAAGTTGTTCTTAAGCCTTAA
- a CDS encoding Tir chaperone protein (CesT) gives MAIKAFSNILNDLAPLLGIPELTLDEKNACVIEFNKEIKIQLEILKDHSGLLIATKIGTVPPGKFRENLFKEALKVNNIPPPRKGVFAFSKKNDLLILYDKVFLKNLQIDQLAKKIIKMQETAKVWKDALEKGEVPVVAGIEIPKSSGMFGLR, from the coding sequence ATGGCAATTAAAGCATTTTCTAATATTCTCAATGATTTAGCCCCATTGCTCGGGATTCCTGAATTAACGCTAGATGAAAAGAATGCTTGTGTAATTGAATTTAATAAAGAGATAAAAATTCAGTTAGAGATTTTAAAAGATCATTCTGGATTATTAATTGCTACCAAAATTGGAACTGTCCCACCGGGTAAATTTCGAGAGAATTTATTTAAAGAAGCGTTGAAAGTCAATAATATTCCCCCTCCCCGCAAAGGCGTCTTCGCCTTTAGCAAAAAAAATGATCTATTAATTCTATACGACAAAGTGTTTTTGAAAAATCTTCAAATTGATCAACTCGCTAAAAAAATTATCAAGATGCAAGAAACTGCAAAGGTTTGGAAGGATGCCTTAGAAAAAGGAGAAGTTCCGGTCGTCGCAGGTATAGAAATTCCAAAATCTAGTGGCATGTTTGGACTTAGGTAA
- a CDS encoding type III secretion regulator YopN/LcrE/InvE/MxiC, which produces MAQVSKTTNEKFQEVSLQKIITDDQAVEIFPIDDSLFDLEEYDSELQEHKRLLNQRSESKEKVIIRIPSNPDEEADHQSASKFCQENREHEVSELMRLRRAITGKRTQEILDIVLRLYPDAHLASEAFDFLLTLKLPDQLKVDVLEAKNIYEIRYKREIEEGHKLAHAAAIAAAHLDEKSGKEIDPKHFRDLRELYHEVVHGQYDFPVLFGKLTKFYSFNELHKIIKYMYRELGREINKLKGDKTEERPLLINMAKQIRNLQALIGVFRTFEKVQKHLNRLGVD; this is translated from the coding sequence ATGGCTCAAGTCAGTAAAACAACTAATGAAAAATTTCAAGAAGTTAGTCTGCAAAAAATTATTACTGATGATCAAGCTGTAGAAATTTTTCCAATCGATGATTCTTTGTTTGATCTAGAAGAATACGATTCTGAATTGCAAGAACATAAAAGATTATTAAATCAGCGTTCAGAATCAAAAGAAAAAGTAATTATTCGTATTCCGTCAAATCCAGATGAAGAGGCAGATCATCAAAGCGCTAGCAAATTTTGTCAGGAAAATAGAGAGCATGAAGTCAGTGAATTGATGCGACTTCGTCGAGCCATAACTGGTAAAAGAACACAAGAGATTTTAGACATTGTCTTAAGGTTATATCCCGATGCACACTTAGCCTCTGAAGCTTTTGATTTTTTATTAACTTTAAAGTTACCGGATCAATTAAAAGTAGATGTTCTAGAAGCCAAAAACATTTATGAAATTCGTTATAAAAGAGAAATAGAAGAAGGTCATAAATTAGCCCATGCAGCAGCGATTGCTGCAGCTCACCTTGATGAAAAATCAGGTAAAGAAATCGACCCTAAGCATTTTAGAGATTTAAGAGAATTATATCATGAAGTGGTGCACGGACAATATGATTTCCCTGTTTTATTTGGTAAACTAACCAAATTTTATTCCTTCAATGAGCTACATAAAATCATCAAATATATGTATCGAGAATTAGGAAGAGAAATCAACAAATTAAAAGGTGATAAAACCGAAGAGCGTCCTCTATTGATAAACATGGCAAAACAAATTCGCAACCTTCAAGCTTTAATTGGTGTTTTTAGAACATTTGAAAAAGTACAAAAACATTTAAATCGCTTAGGAGTAGATTAG
- the invA gene encoding Invasion protein InvA, with protein sequence MDFLKRILDGITGRLGGERSVQAISRSSDIVLALVIIGILAMIIIPVNPHVIDFLIAINLTISVALLMVGLYIPSATQLTIFPSLLLITTLYRLGVNIASTRQILLHANAGDIIFGFGNFVVGGNFVVGGVIFLIITLVQFIVITKGAERVAEVAARFTLDAMPGKQMSIDADMRAGILDANQARERRLALQKESQLYGAMDGAMKFVKGDAIASIVITLINVIGGMIIGMTMNGLSAADAATTYAILSIGDGLVSQIPALLIAITAGIVTTRVSSDATDSNLGTEISGQLLKQPKALIISAGFLMFLGIVPGFPKAPFMIISACLGLLGYALLNAEKKKRSASSGVTSALETSTVDTSVRGHKAVTGGGVDNYALTLPVVLECGKGLSVEIQKAQKGQQSFIDQMIPKMRQALYADLGVRFPGVHVRTDSPILDDDEYSIHLNEVPIVRGKVLRGYVLTNENEENLRRYNLPYTSYKNSLGLPSLWVEAKYKDILDKAGIRYWTPLEVMILHLSYFFRHYANEFVGIQEVKSMLEFIEKSFPDLVKEVTRLIPLQKMTDIFKRLIQEQVSVRDLRTILEALSEWAQTEKDTVLLTEYVRSSLKRYISYKYSQGQSVLSVYILDPEIEDMVRGAIKQTSAGSYLALDPDSVQLILQGVRNTVSPPPPGGQPPVILTAIDVRRFVRKLIEMEFTDVSVVSYQEIVPEIRIQPLGRIQL encoded by the coding sequence ATGGACTTTTTAAAACGAATTCTCGATGGAATAACGGGAAGGCTTGGAGGAGAAAGATCTGTCCAGGCCATATCTCGTAGTAGCGACATTGTATTGGCTCTGGTTATTATTGGTATTTTGGCTATGATCATTATACCTGTAAATCCTCATGTAATTGACTTTTTAATCGCGATAAATTTAACCATTTCTGTCGCTTTATTAATGGTTGGATTATATATCCCAAGTGCCACTCAGTTAACTATATTTCCTTCCTTATTACTGATAACAACCCTATATCGTTTAGGGGTAAACATTGCCTCAACAAGGCAAATTTTATTACATGCCAATGCAGGTGACATTATCTTTGGATTTGGTAACTTCGTGGTCGGTGGTAACTTTGTGGTCGGTGGTGTAATATTCTTAATCATTACTTTAGTTCAGTTCATTGTTATTACTAAGGGTGCTGAAAGGGTGGCTGAAGTTGCAGCTAGATTTACGTTGGATGCTATGCCTGGTAAGCAAATGAGTATCGATGCTGACATGAGAGCAGGCATACTAGATGCCAATCAAGCACGTGAAAGACGCTTAGCTTTACAAAAAGAAAGCCAATTGTATGGTGCCATGGATGGTGCTATGAAATTCGTTAAAGGTGATGCCATCGCAAGTATTGTTATCACTTTAATTAACGTTATTGGCGGTATGATCATTGGGATGACAATGAATGGGTTGTCTGCCGCCGACGCAGCAACTACCTACGCTATTTTGTCTATAGGTGATGGTCTTGTGTCCCAAATCCCAGCTTTGTTAATTGCTATTACTGCAGGTATTGTAACAACGCGTGTTTCAAGTGATGCAACCGATTCAAACCTTGGAACGGAAATTTCTGGCCAATTGCTTAAACAGCCTAAGGCTTTGATTATTTCGGCTGGGTTTTTAATGTTTTTAGGTATTGTTCCTGGATTTCCAAAAGCCCCTTTTATGATTATCTCCGCCTGCCTTGGACTTTTAGGATATGCCTTATTAAATGCTGAAAAGAAGAAAAGATCCGCATCTTCGGGAGTTACATCTGCTCTGGAAACGTCAACGGTGGATACATCTGTTCGGGGCCATAAAGCCGTAACTGGTGGCGGAGTTGATAATTACGCCTTGACTCTTCCTGTTGTTTTAGAATGTGGTAAGGGTTTAAGTGTAGAAATTCAAAAAGCTCAAAAAGGGCAGCAAAGCTTTATCGATCAAATGATCCCAAAAATGAGACAAGCTCTCTATGCTGATTTAGGTGTGCGTTTCCCTGGAGTTCACGTCAGAACCGACTCCCCTATTTTAGATGACGATGAGTATTCCATTCATTTAAATGAGGTTCCAATTGTTCGAGGAAAAGTCTTAAGAGGGTATGTTTTAACGAATGAAAACGAAGAAAATTTACGCCGTTATAACCTTCCCTATACTTCCTACAAAAACTCTTTAGGTTTACCTTCTCTTTGGGTAGAAGCTAAATATAAAGACATTTTGGATAAAGCTGGCATTCGCTATTGGACCCCATTAGAAGTGATGATTTTACACTTATCCTATTTCTTTAGACATTATGCCAATGAATTTGTGGGAATTCAAGAAGTCAAATCGATGCTGGAATTCATTGAAAAGTCTTTTCCCGATCTTGTCAAAGAAGTTACACGCCTTATACCCCTACAGAAAATGACTGATATTTTCAAACGCCTAATACAAGAACAAGTCTCTGTTCGTGATTTAAGAACAATATTAGAAGCTTTAAGTGAATGGGCTCAAACCGAAAAAGATACGGTATTATTAACAGAGTATGTACGCTCCTCTTTAAAACGCTACATTAGCTATAAATATTCTCAAGGACAATCTGTTTTATCAGTTTACATATTAGACCCTGAAATTGAAGATATGGTAAGAGGCGCTATTAAACAAACATCTGCCGGTTCTTACCTTGCATTAGATCCAGATTCTGTACAGCTCATTTTACAAGGTGTTAGGAATACGGTTTCTCCACCCCCACCTGGAGGGCAACCACCTGTTATTTTAACCGCGATCGACGTTAGAAGATTCGTTAGAAAATTAATTGAGATGGAATTTACTGATGTTTCAGTAGTTTCTTATCAAGAAATAGTCCCAGAAATCCGTATTCAACCTTTAGGAAGAATACAGTTATAA
- the yscU gene encoding Yop proteins translocation protein U, whose protein sequence is MAEKTEKATPKKLRDARKKGQVAKSQDLPSAFTFIFSIWAALALSGWLYQQIGDFTTATFKFISAGNWDVAIPQLFNQSLYVILTTSLPILGIVSFIGVLVTFLSVGPVFAPEVFKFDIKKFNPIQNLKQKFKMKTLVELLKSLFKVGIAAYLIYGVIYNSLPVLIKAASLPMIQALLVFNTFLLEAVIKVGILFIAVAAFDFFYQRKTFNKEMMMEKFEVKQEYKNTEGNPEIKGKRRQVAQEIAYSDGPTSGVRRASAVVTNPTHLAIALAYEREVDAAPYICAMGKEMIAEQIVKLAEKHEIPIIRNIPLAHNLFENGELNEYVPEDTYEAIAEILRWIANLDKQQSGEVNIET, encoded by the coding sequence ATGGCTGAAAAAACAGAAAAGGCGACGCCGAAAAAGTTAAGAGATGCCCGAAAAAAAGGGCAAGTTGCAAAATCACAAGACTTACCATCCGCTTTTACATTCATCTTTTCGATCTGGGCAGCTTTAGCATTAAGTGGTTGGCTTTATCAGCAAATAGGTGATTTTACAACAGCTACTTTTAAGTTTATATCGGCCGGTAACTGGGACGTTGCAATCCCCCAACTTTTTAATCAGTCCCTTTATGTCATTTTAACTACTAGTTTGCCGATTTTAGGGATCGTCTCCTTTATTGGCGTGTTGGTCACTTTTTTATCGGTTGGTCCCGTTTTTGCTCCAGAAGTCTTTAAGTTCGATATAAAAAAATTTAATCCAATTCAGAACTTAAAACAAAAATTTAAAATGAAGACTTTAGTGGAGCTTTTAAAATCATTGTTCAAAGTGGGAATAGCCGCCTATCTAATATATGGGGTCATTTATAATAGCCTACCTGTCTTAATAAAGGCCGCCTCTTTACCAATGATTCAAGCTTTGCTCGTATTTAATACGTTTTTATTAGAGGCTGTTATAAAAGTAGGTATTTTATTCATAGCAGTGGCAGCCTTTGACTTTTTCTATCAAAGAAAAACTTTTAATAAAGAAATGATGATGGAAAAGTTTGAGGTAAAGCAGGAGTATAAAAACACCGAAGGTAACCCCGAAATTAAAGGGAAAAGGCGTCAAGTAGCTCAAGAGATTGCTTATTCAGATGGACCCACTTCTGGCGTTAGAAGAGCGTCTGCTGTAGTTACCAACCCCACTCACTTAGCCATTGCTTTAGCTTACGAAAGAGAGGTAGATGCAGCACCCTATATCTGCGCAATGGGTAAAGAAATGATAGCGGAACAAATTGTAAAATTAGCAGAAAAACACGAAATCCCAATCATTCGCAATATTCCCCTTGCCCATAATTTATTTGAAAATGGGGAATTAAACGAATATGTACCTGAGGATACTTATGAAGCAATTGCAGAAATACTTAGATGGATTGCAAATCTTGATAAGCAACAATCAGGTGAGGTAAATATTGAAACTTAA